A single region of the Pseudodesulfovibrio sp. JC047 genome encodes:
- a CDS encoding PEGA domain-containing protein, translated as MKAWTVFSIVTSVLLLAACGPPKQKIPVSTDPIGATVYADGKKTCTSPCSVSLDKQGEHLITIVKEGYQQEEIIVRRQFKPDRAVRDGVISGLLKGGDPKDVAEETAKKVDEQERSGEAYELTPSIITQTLTPNQSGL; from the coding sequence ATGAAAGCATGGACTGTTTTTTCAATCGTGACCTCCGTCCTGCTTCTGGCGGCGTGTGGTCCGCCCAAACAGAAAATCCCCGTCAGCACTGACCCCATCGGTGCGACCGTCTATGCAGACGGCAAGAAGACCTGTACCAGTCCATGCTCTGTCAGCCTTGACAAACAGGGGGAACATCTCATTACCATTGTCAAAGAAGGCTACCAACAGGAAGAAATCATCGTCCGTCGCCAATTCAAACCGGACCGGGCCGTGCGTGACGGTGTGATCTCCGGCCTGCTCAAGGGGGGCGACCCCAAGGATGTGGCCGAGGAAACGGCCAAAAAAGTCGATGAACAGGAGCGGTCCGGCGAGGCGTATGAATTGACGCCGTCCATCATCACACAAACCCTGACCCCAAACCAAAGCGGATTGTAA
- a CDS encoding DUF721 domain-containing protein codes for MRRSRRKYNEYTSRPGPRKTSDLMPRFLDKLDTTGGAALVRLWRSWDDLMGEMAAMARPLGHRGTRIVLAAQDPIVMQEAQYLAPMMLQKINEYLGEEVFDKVVFELLNGRVPLDEVIRPEAPEPPRKLKRPKNLGHVDDQLDPDSPVGKCYRAYRRMFDDKD; via the coding sequence ATGCGACGCAGTCGAAGAAAATATAACGAATACACGTCCAGACCCGGGCCTCGAAAGACCAGCGATCTCATGCCCCGCTTTTTGGACAAGCTCGACACCACTGGTGGGGCCGCCTTGGTCCGACTGTGGCGGTCCTGGGATGATCTCATGGGTGAAATGGCCGCCATGGCCCGCCCGCTTGGTCATCGTGGCACCAGAATCGTGCTCGCGGCTCAAGACCCCATCGTCATGCAGGAAGCCCAATATCTGGCTCCCATGATGCTCCAAAAAATAAATGAATATCTGGGCGAAGAAGTTTTTGACAAAGTCGTCTTCGAACTGCTAAACGGCAGAGTTCCTTTGGACGAAGTAATTCGGCCGGAGGCTCCAGAGCCTCCGAGGAAACTTAAAAGGCCCAAGAATTTGGGTCATGTCGATGATCAGCTGGACCCGGATTCCCCAGTGGGAAAATGTTACCGGGCCTACCGGCGAATGTTTGACGACAAAGACTGA
- a CDS encoding arylsulfatase has translation MMKRWLITSLCLMLFLALLTACSSEAEQPEEKAVSETSISNPSPTESAANTPENPDQTATEAASPATIPSTDKPNIVVIWGDDIGQSNLSAYTRGVMGYTTPNIDRVAHEGMIFTDYYAEQSCTAGRSAFITGQSVYRTGLSKVGMPGAELGMNEADPTIAELLKNHGYATAQFGKNHLGDRDIHLPTNHGFDEFYGNLYHLNAEEEPEHPDYPKPEEFPNFKKNYGPRGVIHSYATADGQKIEDTGPLTKKRMETIDEDVATRSAEYILKQAQTGDPFFVWVNFTHMHFRTYVPDDKKGQAGRWQSIYHDAMVQHDKDVGIVLDAIDEAGIADNTIVFYSTDNGPHKNTWPDAGTSPFRNEKNSNWEGAYRVPAMVRWPGHIQAGAVSNDIISHLDWMPTLLAAAGETDVKEKLLTGHSANGKEFKVHLDGYNFLPYLTGQNDTAPRKDYFYFSDDGDLTGLRYDNWKIVFAQQRAPGSMLVWGEPLVNTRIPWLFNLRTDPYEQATITSNTYWDWYLDHAFLLVPAQGIVGDFLGTFQEYPPRMKAASFTIDQIMEKLTPPTQ, from the coding sequence ATGATGAAACGATGGCTTATAACTTCGCTGTGTCTCATGCTTTTTTTGGCGTTGCTCACAGCGTGCAGTTCCGAAGCGGAACAACCTGAAGAAAAAGCAGTGTCGGAAACGTCCATATCAAACCCCTCTCCGACAGAATCGGCAGCCAACACACCGGAAAACCCTGACCAAACGGCCACGGAAGCCGCTTCCCCCGCAACCATCCCGTCAACAGACAAGCCAAACATCGTGGTTATCTGGGGTGACGATATTGGCCAAAGCAATCTCAGTGCCTACACCCGTGGCGTCATGGGCTATACCACGCCCAACATTGATCGCGTGGCGCACGAAGGCATGATCTTTACCGACTATTATGCCGAACAAAGTTGCACCGCCGGTCGCTCCGCATTCATCACCGGCCAGTCCGTCTATCGCACAGGCCTCTCAAAAGTGGGAATGCCCGGCGCAGAACTCGGCATGAATGAAGCCGATCCCACCATCGCCGAGCTGCTCAAGAATCACGGCTATGCCACCGCCCAATTCGGCAAAAACCATCTGGGAGATCGAGACATCCACCTACCCACCAACCACGGCTTCGATGAATTCTATGGCAACCTGTACCACCTCAATGCCGAAGAAGAACCGGAACACCCCGATTATCCAAAACCAGAAGAATTTCCGAACTTCAAAAAGAACTACGGTCCTCGTGGGGTCATCCACTCCTATGCAACCGCTGACGGACAGAAAATTGAAGATACCGGCCCTCTGACCAAGAAACGCATGGAAACCATTGATGAAGATGTTGCCACACGCAGCGCCGAATACATCCTAAAACAGGCACAAACCGGCGATCCCTTCTTTGTCTGGGTCAATTTCACGCACATGCACTTCCGCACCTATGTACCAGACGACAAAAAGGGACAGGCTGGACGCTGGCAGTCCATTTATCACGATGCCATGGTCCAACATGACAAGGATGTGGGTATCGTGCTCGATGCCATCGACGAAGCTGGCATCGCCGACAACACCATTGTTTTCTATTCCACGGACAACGGCCCGCACAAGAACACCTGGCCGGATGCAGGTACCTCTCCGTTCCGCAATGAAAAGAACTCCAACTGGGAAGGCGCGTACCGTGTGCCCGCCATGGTCCGCTGGCCCGGACACATTCAGGCCGGTGCGGTCTCCAATGACATCATCTCCCATCTGGACTGGATGCCCACTTTGCTCGCCGCAGCAGGAGAAACCGATGTAAAGGAAAAGCTGCTCACGGGCCACTCCGCCAACGGCAAGGAATTCAAGGTCCACCTGGACGGGTACAATTTCCTGCCCTACCTCACAGGTCAAAACGACACGGCTCCACGCAAAGACTACTTCTATTTCTCGGATGACGGCGATCTCACGGGATTGCGGTACGACAACTGGAAAATCGTCTTTGCCCAGCAACGGGCTCCCGGCTCCATGCTGGTCTGGGGCGAACCACTGGTGAATACGAGAATCCCCTGGCTCTTCAACCTCCGAACCGATCCGTATGAACAGGCGACCATCACCTCGAATACCTATTGGGACTGGTATCTGGACCATGCATTCCTGCTCGTCCCGGCGCAGGGTATTGTCGGGGACTTCCTTGGCACATTCCAGGAATATCCTCCCCGGATGAAGGCGGCCAGTTTCACTATCGATCAGATCATGGAAAAGCTGACCCCACCGACACAGTAA
- a CDS encoding HEAT repeat domain-containing protein, translated as MQPYTDEFARANLTHQPSPLTIEGIEYLAHVEKGTGYILATTADEQNRLPIEHVLGGKYVYYFLTPMDKGRLQTLPLAYDVVNKEWFDMAGSGIRHTGGDAVSWTDAAFTFNTSCHGCHVSQLRNNYDQKTGRYETTWAEPGINCETCHGPSSEHNRVCREAEKGTVPDDLKILGGKGKFTVQQNSDACAPCHAQMIPLTGSFMPGDAFYDHFDLTTLEDPDWYPDGRDLGENYTHTTWSLSPCVQSGALGCVHCHTSSGRFRQKNAPNTACAPCHDAKVSAPGKHTMHTPGPDTPTCLSCHMHKTRFARMDRSDHSMLPPTPATTMAFGSPNACNGCHTDKDAAWADSIVRQWRSRDYQAPILHRAGLVDAARNSEWSKLPAMTAYITDPNSDPIFVTSLIRLLRACPMQDKWPAILSAMEHSSPLVRSAAAEALTPPRSPEALQALVQATGDPVRLVRIRAAAALTGVPMHITKGEHASHFEAAKTEYLHSLTARPDLWTSHYNLGNYYLLNREFRKARIAFREAHDIAPQAIPPLVNNAMAHARMNDLKGAELLLMKALKLAPEAPAILYNLGLLKSELNKIDEAETYLRASLKADPQLAGAAYNLSVLVGEKSPGEAIEFAQTASDLREDPRYAFNLAFAQHRGGHTEKARTTLKNSIKNWPEFTDAYLYLLNIAETPTQQSEAKKLIATALSSHTLSPASRARLKQVF; from the coding sequence ATGCAGCCTTACACCGACGAATTCGCCAGGGCCAACCTGACCCACCAGCCCTCTCCCCTGACTATTGAAGGCATCGAGTATCTCGCCCATGTCGAAAAAGGAACAGGGTACATCCTTGCCACAACGGCTGATGAACAGAATCGCCTGCCCATCGAGCACGTTCTCGGGGGGAAATACGTCTATTATTTCCTGACCCCCATGGACAAAGGACGGCTTCAAACCCTTCCGTTGGCCTATGATGTGGTCAACAAAGAATGGTTTGATATGGCCGGAAGCGGCATTCGACATACGGGGGGGGATGCCGTGTCCTGGACTGATGCAGCCTTTACTTTCAATACTTCGTGCCACGGCTGCCACGTCAGCCAGTTACGAAACAACTATGACCAGAAAACCGGCAGGTATGAAACGACGTGGGCCGAACCCGGCATCAATTGCGAGACCTGTCACGGGCCTTCGTCCGAACACAACCGGGTCTGTCGCGAAGCCGAAAAGGGCACGGTCCCGGACGACTTGAAAATCCTCGGGGGAAAAGGGAAATTCACGGTGCAGCAGAACTCGGACGCCTGCGCACCCTGTCACGCCCAGATGATTCCGCTGACTGGCTCGTTCATGCCGGGCGATGCCTTTTATGACCATTTCGATCTGACCACACTGGAAGACCCTGATTGGTATCCCGATGGCCGAGACCTCGGCGAGAACTACACCCACACCACCTGGAGCCTCAGTCCATGTGTCCAGTCCGGTGCATTGGGATGCGTCCATTGCCACACGTCAAGCGGCCGCTTCCGCCAAAAGAACGCCCCGAACACCGCCTGCGCCCCCTGCCATGATGCCAAGGTCTCTGCCCCGGGAAAACATACCATGCACACACCCGGCCCGGATACGCCGACCTGTCTTTCCTGTCACATGCACAAAACCCGTTTTGCCCGCATGGACCGGAGCGACCATTCAATGCTTCCGCCGACACCGGCCACCACCATGGCGTTCGGCTCTCCCAATGCCTGTAATGGATGCCATACGGACAAAGACGCAGCTTGGGCCGATTCCATTGTCCGCCAATGGCGATCCCGGGACTATCAGGCCCCAATCCTTCACCGCGCAGGTCTCGTTGATGCCGCCCGAAACAGCGAGTGGTCCAAACTGCCCGCAATGACCGCGTATATCACCGATCCAAACAGTGACCCGATTTTTGTGACATCATTGATCCGCCTCCTCCGCGCCTGCCCCATGCAGGACAAATGGCCCGCCATCCTCTCGGCCATGGAACATTCCTCTCCGCTGGTCCGATCAGCCGCAGCCGAAGCACTCACTCCACCGAGGTCCCCAGAGGCCCTTCAAGCTCTGGTACAGGCCACAGGAGACCCGGTTCGACTGGTCCGCATCCGAGCCGCCGCCGCATTGACCGGAGTGCCCATGCACATCACCAAGGGTGAACACGCATCACACTTCGAAGCCGCAAAAACGGAATACCTGCATTCCCTGACAGCGCGCCCGGACCTGTGGACATCCCACTACAATCTCGGGAATTACTATCTGCTCAACCGGGAATTCAGAAAAGCCCGCATCGCCTTCAGAGAAGCCCATGACATTGCACCACAGGCCATTCCGCCACTCGTGAACAACGCCATGGCCCATGCCCGCATGAACGATCTCAAGGGCGCGGAACTGCTGCTCATGAAAGCGTTGAAGCTGGCTCCGGAAGCCCCTGCCATTCTCTATAATCTGGGCCTGCTCAAAAGTGAGTTGAACAAGATTGACGAAGCCGAAACGTATCTGCGAGCCAGTCTGAAAGCCGATCCCCAGCTTGCCGGAGCCGCATATAATCTCTCTGTCCTTGTTGGGGAAAAGTCGCCCGGAGAAGCCATCGAATTCGCCCAAACCGCGTCCGATCTCCGCGAGGATCCTCGATACGCCTTCAACCTCGCCTTTGCCCAACATCGAGGAGGCCACACGGAAAAGGCCCGCACCACACTAAAAAATTCCATCAAGAATTGGCCGGAATTCACCGATGCCTATCTCTATCTTCTCAACATCGCCGAGACACCGACCCAGCAGTCCGAAGCCAAGAAACTGATTGCCACCGCCCTGTCTTCGCACACCCTTTCGCCAGCAAGTCGGGCCAGATTGAAACAGGTCTTCTAA
- a CDS encoding HAD family hydrolase produces the protein MRYGVLKVGVLLFFLLLLPVQSPGGQGDLDLWRDGTVKTVIIDFVENIINESGPGYVPPEDRIATFDMDGTILVEKPQYVVFDFAERELLKRLEKEPSLKTVQPYKAVLEKDMAYFSHDPAAINSLYTILLYATDGYTDAEYSDALAAYFTQVKDARFGTSYNTLVYAPVVQLIDYLKAHQFTVYICSGSDPQFTRGFALKAAHVSPEHVIGTTVLTKWVRNGKRADFVRQHAFVKPINDKEGKPVNIRNTIGRVPLFAVGNSGGDYHMLEYSKTAARSIQLIVNHDDPDREYQYKDEAMRAMCEENGWHEISMKQDFKVIFAEEVSP, from the coding sequence ATGAGATACGGTGTGTTGAAGGTGGGGGTTTTGCTGTTTTTTTTGCTGTTGTTGCCCGTGCAGAGTCCTGGAGGGCAGGGGGATCTTGATTTGTGGCGTGATGGAACCGTCAAGACGGTGATTATCGATTTTGTAGAAAATATCATCAATGAGTCCGGACCGGGGTATGTGCCGCCTGAGGATCGGATTGCAACGTTTGACATGGATGGGACCATCCTTGTTGAAAAACCGCAGTACGTTGTTTTCGATTTTGCCGAGCGGGAATTGCTCAAGCGGTTGGAGAAAGAACCGTCACTCAAGACAGTGCAGCCCTACAAGGCCGTGCTTGAGAAGGATATGGCCTATTTCAGCCATGATCCGGCTGCGATCAACAGCCTGTATACCATTTTGCTCTATGCCACGGATGGCTATACGGATGCGGAATATTCCGACGCACTGGCCGCGTACTTTACGCAGGTGAAAGACGCTCGTTTTGGCACGAGTTACAACACGCTGGTCTATGCGCCCGTGGTGCAGCTTATTGATTATCTCAAGGCGCATCAGTTTACGGTCTATATCTGTTCTGGGTCCGACCCGCAGTTTACCCGGGGCTTTGCGCTGAAAGCCGCCCATGTCAGCCCGGAACATGTGATCGGGACCACGGTTCTGACCAAATGGGTTCGGAATGGGAAGCGGGCCGATTTTGTTCGGCAACACGCCTTTGTGAAGCCGATCAACGACAAGGAAGGCAAGCCCGTGAATATTCGGAATACCATTGGCCGGGTGCCTCTCTTTGCCGTGGGGAATTCTGGCGGAGACTATCATATGCTGGAATATTCCAAGACCGCCGCTCGGAGCATTCAGTTGATCGTCAACCATGATGATCCTGACCGGGAATATCAGTACAAGGATGAGGCCATGCGGGCGATGTGTGAGGAAAACGGCTGGCATGAGATCAGCATGAAGCAGGATTTCAAGGTGATTTTCGCCGAAGAAGTTTCGCCGTAG
- the proX gene encoding glycine betaine/L-proline ABC transporter substrate-binding protein ProX, whose amino-acid sequence MKLMKLTFAVICAVLIASSALAMDMKPGKGVTLNPARATWNTGFFQEALVRRGLEELGYTVKKPKDLSNPIAYKSIYLGDIDYWCNGNFPLHDAQLPKNFEKRGVILDPIIKAGGMQGYLVSKKEVEKFGITSLDDFKRPEVKKAFDLNGDGKADLTACPPGWGCEKVIARHMEVYDLAGHIKPIKASYEAGMASALGAFKSGKPIFFYTWTPNWTVFKVKPGKDVMWINVPAEGDTEAPVSGIEGAVSDPLRPGFVVYDITVVANKTFLEKNAAAAAFLKSFRLTIGDVSAQNTRMNEGEKSDKDIAKHVDEWIAKHQDKWNGWLDAARKAAK is encoded by the coding sequence ATGAAGTTGATGAAGTTGACGTTCGCCGTAATTTGTGCGGTTCTGATCGCGTCCTCCGCTCTAGCAATGGATATGAAACCGGGCAAGGGCGTGACCCTGAACCCTGCACGCGCTACCTGGAATACCGGCTTTTTTCAGGAAGCTCTGGTCCGTCGAGGGTTGGAAGAACTGGGCTATACCGTCAAGAAGCCCAAGGACCTGTCGAATCCCATCGCTTACAAGTCCATTTATCTGGGCGATATCGACTACTGGTGCAATGGCAACTTCCCGCTGCATGATGCTCAGCTGCCCAAGAATTTTGAAAAGCGGGGCGTGATTCTCGATCCGATCATCAAGGCCGGCGGCATGCAGGGGTACCTCGTGTCCAAGAAGGAGGTCGAAAAGTTTGGCATCACGTCTCTCGATGATTTTAAGCGTCCCGAAGTCAAGAAGGCGTTTGACCTGAACGGCGACGGCAAGGCCGATCTCACCGCCTGCCCTCCGGGCTGGGGCTGTGAAAAGGTTATCGCCAGACATATGGAAGTGTATGACCTCGCCGGTCACATCAAGCCGATCAAGGCCTCTTATGAAGCAGGCATGGCGTCCGCTCTCGGAGCATTCAAATCCGGCAAACCGATTTTCTTCTACACTTGGACCCCCAACTGGACTGTGTTCAAGGTCAAGCCGGGCAAGGACGTGATGTGGATCAACGTTCCTGCCGAGGGTGATACCGAAGCTCCGGTTTCCGGTATCGAAGGTGCTGTCTCCGATCCTTTGCGTCCAGGCTTTGTGGTATATGACATTACCGTCGTGGCCAACAAGACGTTCCTTGAGAAGAACGCGGCAGCCGCAGCCTTCCTGAAGAGCTTCAGGCTCACCATCGGTGATGTCAGTGCTCAGAACACCCGCATGAATGAAGGTGAAAAGTCCGACAAGGACATCGCCAAGCATGTTGACGAATGGATTGCCAAACATCAGGACAAGTGGAACGGCTGGCTCGACGCAGCTCGCAAGGCCGCCAAGTAG
- a CDS encoding proline/glycine betaine ABC transporter permease, which translates to MFEEALIPLDQWVSTFVDLLVDDYRDIFQMLKWPVEQMLNGFERGLTSLHPLIVITVIAVVALKFSGKRLAVFSYFAMLLIGFLGLWEDSMITLAMVLSSVVICTLLGIPLGIMAGRSDTFEAAFRPVLDAMQTTPAFVYLVPIVMLFSVGNVAGVLATIIFALPPIIRLTSLGIRQVHPELVEAAQAFGANRLQVLVKVQIPLALPTILAGLNQTIMMALSMVVIAALIGAGGLGSPVILGLNTLDIGRAVVGGVGIVLMAIVLDRITQSMAQK; encoded by the coding sequence ATGTTTGAAGAAGCACTTATACCTCTTGACCAGTGGGTTTCGACTTTTGTTGATTTGCTGGTTGATGATTACAGAGACATTTTCCAGATGTTGAAATGGCCTGTGGAGCAGATGCTCAACGGGTTTGAGCGGGGGCTTACCAGCCTGCACCCGCTGATTGTCATAACTGTCATTGCCGTTGTGGCGTTGAAGTTCTCCGGGAAACGGCTCGCTGTCTTCAGTTATTTCGCCATGCTCCTGATCGGCTTTTTGGGGCTGTGGGAGGATTCCATGATCACGTTGGCCATGGTTTTGTCCTCGGTGGTCATCTGCACGCTGCTCGGCATTCCGCTTGGAATCATGGCCGGACGCAGCGACACATTCGAGGCGGCGTTCAGGCCCGTGCTGGATGCCATGCAGACCACCCCGGCCTTTGTGTATCTGGTCCCTATCGTCATGCTTTTTTCCGTGGGTAACGTGGCGGGTGTCCTTGCAACGATCATTTTTGCCCTGCCGCCCATCATCCGGTTGACGAGTCTGGGAATCAGGCAGGTTCATCCCGAGTTGGTCGAAGCGGCTCAGGCCTTCGGTGCCAACCGCTTGCAGGTGTTGGTCAAGGTGCAGATTCCTCTGGCCCTGCCGACGATTCTGGCCGGATTGAACCAGACCATCATGATGGCGCTTTCCATGGTTGTCATTGCCGCGCTCATCGGTGCGGGCGGCCTTGGTTCCCCTGTCATTCTCGGTCTGAACACGCTTGATATCGGCCGTGCGGTTGTCGGTGGCGTGGGGATTGTACTCATGGCTATCGTTCTCGACCGCATCACTCAATCAATGGCTCAAAAGTAA
- the proV gene encoding glycine betaine/L-proline ABC transporter ATP-binding protein ProV → MGTIRVENLYKIFGNKPQKAVGMLKSGHDKKSVLEETGMTVGVNDASFTIEAGEIFVIMGLSGSGKSTIVRMLNRLIEPTSGRVLVDGQDVTGMSSKELFTFRLHNMSMVFQSFALMPHQTVLDNAAFGLELAGVEKKKRHKRAREALEQVGLAGWEDQYPDQLSGGMQQRVGLARGLAVDPEILLMDEAFSALDPLIRTEMQDELLKLQDEHQRTIVFISHDLDEALRIGDRIAIMEGGKVVQVGTPDDILQNPANDYVRAFFRGVDPTNVINAGDIVKDTHPTIIITKKGSMRAAHEILSGSEREHGYVLDAHRHLIGVVSSEGIQAALEAGLSELSLREVLLPEFEAVSLDDSMQDILPLVASSLWPVPVVDANGIYKGVVSKSRFLRILHKAEDVIQDEGGE, encoded by the coding sequence ATGGGAACTATCCGCGTAGAGAATTTGTATAAAATATTTGGAAATAAACCCCAAAAGGCTGTGGGGATGCTCAAGTCGGGCCACGACAAGAAGTCCGTTCTTGAGGAAACCGGGATGACCGTTGGTGTGAATGATGCGTCCTTCACCATAGAGGCCGGCGAGATATTCGTTATCATGGGATTGTCCGGGTCCGGCAAGTCCACCATTGTCCGCATGCTCAATCGCCTTATCGAACCGACATCAGGTCGCGTCCTTGTTGACGGACAGGATGTCACGGGCATGAGTAGCAAAGAACTGTTCACCTTCCGGCTTCATAACATGAGCATGGTGTTCCAGTCGTTCGCCCTCATGCCGCACCAGACCGTTCTGGATAATGCCGCTTTCGGGCTGGAATTGGCTGGCGTGGAAAAAAAGAAGCGTCACAAGCGTGCGCGCGAGGCATTGGAACAGGTCGGATTGGCCGGTTGGGAAGACCAGTACCCTGATCAATTGAGCGGCGGTATGCAGCAGCGTGTCGGATTGGCCCGCGGGCTGGCGGTCGATCCTGAAATCTTGCTCATGGACGAGGCGTTTTCTGCCCTTGATCCGTTGATTCGTACCGAAATGCAGGATGAGTTGCTCAAGTTGCAGGATGAGCATCAGCGCACCATCGTTTTTATTTCCCATGACCTCGACGAGGCGCTCCGTATCGGTGACCGGATCGCCATCATGGAGGGCGGCAAGGTCGTTCAGGTGGGGACGCCGGACGACATTTTGCAAAATCCCGCCAATGACTATGTCCGTGCGTTCTTCCGCGGTGTCGATCCCACCAACGTCATCAACGCCGGAGATATTGTCAAGGATACGCATCCGACTATCATCATCACCAAGAAAGGGAGCATGCGTGCGGCCCATGAGATTCTCAGCGGCAGCGAGCGGGAGCACGGATATGTGCTTGACGCGCATCGTCATCTCATCGGTGTGGTGTCATCCGAAGGTATTCAGGCCGCATTGGAAGCCGGGTTGAGCGAATTGTCGTTGCGTGAGGTCCTGCTGCCGGAGTTTGAGGCCGTGTCATTGGATGATTCCATGCAGGATATCTTGCCTCTGGTCGCGTCGAGCCTGTGGCCCGTACCGGTGGTTGACGCCAACGGGATTTACAAGGGTGTTGTGTCCAAGAGCCGTTTTTTGAGGATTCTGCACAAGGCAGAGGACGTTATTCAGGATGAAGGGGGCGAATAA
- a CDS encoding carbon-nitrogen hydrolase family protein, with the protein MKKRTVAALQVGSEHGTAATLETILGYETAIRQSGCHLLVLPEAILGGYPKGADFGTRLGYRTPEGRDDFLKYWNEAVDIDGPEITQLCGLAKRCETAMVVGIIERGGSTLYCTALFIAEDGTIAGKHRKLMPTATERLIWGQGDGSTLPVIETPAGRVAGAICWENYMPLLRATMYGKGMDIWCAPTVDSRDIWVASMQFIAYEGRNFLVSACQYQGPPTDETHLDPTWPKDEPLIRGNSIIISPMGDILAGPLRGKEGLISAEIDLDDIIKARYDMDIAGHYARPDVFTLTVDERPRPAFKNVPDTHNDK; encoded by the coding sequence ATGAAAAAAAGAACGGTTGCCGCATTGCAAGTCGGCTCTGAGCACGGAACTGCGGCCACTCTTGAGACCATATTGGGATATGAAACAGCCATTCGGCAATCAGGATGTCATCTACTGGTCCTGCCTGAAGCAATTCTGGGCGGCTATCCAAAAGGAGCGGACTTCGGCACCAGACTGGGCTATCGCACTCCCGAAGGCCGTGACGATTTCCTGAAATACTGGAACGAAGCCGTGGACATTGACGGCCCGGAAATCACGCAACTCTGTGGTCTGGCCAAACGGTGTGAAACCGCCATGGTTGTGGGGATCATTGAACGCGGTGGCTCGACACTGTATTGCACGGCCCTGTTCATTGCCGAAGATGGCACCATCGCCGGGAAACATCGAAAACTCATGCCGACAGCCACGGAGCGACTCATCTGGGGGCAAGGGGACGGTTCGACTCTTCCGGTCATCGAGACACCAGCTGGTCGTGTTGCCGGAGCCATCTGCTGGGAGAACTATATGCCACTCCTCCGGGCCACCATGTACGGCAAAGGTATGGACATATGGTGTGCTCCAACAGTCGATTCTCGCGACATATGGGTCGCCAGTATGCAATTCATCGCCTATGAAGGCCGCAATTTCCTCGTCAGCGCATGCCAGTATCAAGGCCCGCCGACCGACGAAACCCATCTGGACCCAACATGGCCAAAAGACGAACCACTCATTCGGGGCAATTCCATCATCATATCCCCCATGGGAGACATCCTTGCCGGCCCCCTGCGAGGAAAAGAAGGCCTGATTTCCGCCGAGATCGACCTCGATGACATTATCAAAGCCCGTTATGACATGGATATAGCTGGCCACTACGCCCGTCCAGACGTCTTCACACTCACCGTCGATGAACGCCCCAGACCAGCTTTCAAGAATGTACCGGATACACACAACGACAAATAG